GCAAATCCTGCCCCGTCACCGGCAGCGGATGCTCCACCCGCGGGCGGCTGTCATCAAACTGCCCCCGGTAAAACAACCGCCGCTGCCGGTCATAAACAAAGAAATCCGGCGTGCACGCCGCCCGATAAGCCTTGGCCACCGCCTGCGACTCATCGAAGAGATAGGGAAAAGTGTAACCCGCCGCCGCCATCTCTTCAGCCATCCGCGCCGGGCTGTCTTCGGGATAGGCCGTGACATCGTTGGCGTTAATCCCGACCGCCGCCACGCCCCGGGATTGAAACTCCCGCACCAGCCCGGCCAGCGCATGGCGGATGTGTTTGACATAGGGGCAGTGATTGCACAGAAACATGACCAGCAGCACCGGCGCCGCCTGAAAATCGCTCAGCGCATAATACCGGCCGGCCGGGTCCGGCAACCGGAAATCCGGCGCTGGCGTGCCCAACTCCACCATGGTCGAAAGTGTCTTTGCCATGCGCTTAACATGCCGTGCCTTGCCGCCAATGCAACCCCAGCCCGCTCAGCCCCCTTGTCCCTTCCCTGCTTCAGGAAGGTTGGCGGGCCGGGGGATTCTCAGGTAATGTTTCCCCAATGTCGCATCACACCTTGCATGCCGGCCTGCGAATAACCCTGCTCCTTGGCCTGGGGTTGGGCATCGTGTGCGGGACGCTGGCCGCGCCCCTGGAGACTTCCTTGCCGCCAGAAATGCCGCCCGGCCTCCTGAGCCTGATGGGCGCCCTGCGGCAGAAAGCCGCCCCGCTGGAACGCCAACTGGCCCAAGCCTTGCAAAAAGAGGACTTTGCTCAGGCCGAAAAACTCTGCCGCCAGCTTACCAATGATCTTCCCTACTACTCCCATGGTTTTTACAACCTCGGCTGCCTCCGCTCCCGGGCCGGCCTGACCCATGAAGCCTTTGCCCTGCTGGAAGCCGCCGTGGAGCGCGGCTTCAACGATGCCCTCCACATTGAGCGCGACCCCGACTGGGAAAACCTCCGGCCCGACCCCCGCTTCAAGGCCATACTGGAGCGCGCCCGGCGCACCCGCCCCTTGATTGCGTGGTACCGGCCCACTCCGGCTGTGCCCTCCAACGGGGTGGCTTGGGTCAGCGATGCCAATACCGCCGCCGCTCAATCCGGCCTTTTCCGCGCCGAATTCAAACTCAACCCCGCCGCCGTCACCAACCTGCCCATCACCCAATGGAAACATGAAGCCGGCGATTTGCTCCGCCAATGGTGGGCCGCCGGCACTGCCGCCGGAAACGGCGGCGACCTCTACGACAACCGCGATGGCGACCATTCCAATCTGCCGCGTGAGTTGTTCCCCCAATTGACCTATGTCGAATACGCCCCCGAAGCCAAAGCCCTGGAATTGCACTGGGGCATTGCCGCCCACCTTATGCTCCAAGGAGGCGTGGTCATCGGCAATGCCTCCGTGGCCTCCGTCATGGGGCCTTTCTGGCGCAGCATGACCCGCGCCGCCTACACCTCCCCCGGCCCCTTGAGCCTGCTGCCCGCCCAGTACTTTGCCAACCAAATCTACTTCTACCCCAGCCATCGCGATTACCAGCCGGGCCACAACGGCAAATTACCCGATGGCCGCGAAGGCGGGTATGGGGACGTTTTCCCCGCCAACACCCCCTACGTCATCACCTCACTAGGCTCCAGCGGGTCAGACCAGCCGTTTTTACAGGCGGTGGCCGCCACGCTGGCCGCCTTTCAGCCGGAAGTAAAACAAGGACTGACCACTCGCGGTCTCATCGCCCCCACCATTCAGTATCTATTGCGCCGCAGTCTCAATAACGTGAACAGCCGTGAGGACTACCTTTCCGGCAAGGCCCATCCGCCGGTGTTTGACGCCAAACACCTGGACCCCAAACGCATGGTCACCCTGGCCCACGAGCTCCGGCCCGAGAGCCTGCCGCCGGTGGTCATCTTGCGCGTGGAAAAAGAAGACAAGCCCCTCCCCAACCGCGACTTCTTTGAGCCGGTGGACAGCGAGGAATTATTCACCACTGTGGCCGCCATTGCCCGCGTCATGCGCTCCACCCAACTGCGCCGCGCCATGCTGGTCAATGCCTCCGGCAGCCGCGATGTCAGCCAGCGACCCCTGCGCTTCCACTGGGTGCTTTTGCAGGGCGACCCCCGCAAAGTCCGCCTGCGCACCTTCGACGCCCAGGGCAGCCGCGCCGAAATTCAAGTGGACTGGCACCCGCGCTTTCCCATCGCCGGCCCCCCGGGCATGGCCGCCAACCGGGTGGATGTTGGCGTCTTTGCCGATAACGGCGTGCATCTTTCCGCCCCCGCCTTCATCACCTGGTACTGTCCGGATAATCAGGAGCGCGTTTATGACGAACAGGGCCGCATCCGCTCCATTACCTACACCGGCGAATTTGAACCGGGCAACTATGCGGACCCCATGGTAGTGTCGGCGCGCTCGTGGCGGGATGAATACCATTATGACAATAGCGGGAAATTGACCGGTTGGACCCGCTGGCGCGGCGGCATTAGTGAGGACTTTAACGCTAACGGTGAGTTAATTATCAAAAAAGATGCCTCCGGACTGCCCTTGGAAACCCGCCGCGTGCGTTACACCTTGCGCCCTCGTCCCAACCTCCCCCCGGCCCTTGAACAGCAAATCCTGGACCCCGCCGCGCCCGCCACCCCCCTCACCAACACCACCAGCCGGCCGTTGCTCAATGCGCCGATTGCGCCGTAAGCCACGGCAGCCGATGCCGTTGAATCCGCAATGGCGCTTCCGCGCCGGGATGGAGTTGCAGCGTTAAAAATCCACCATCCTTGAACAACTGCGTCCCCGCGATGGAAGGGCACAAGACCACGTTGAATGGCTGCCAGTCCTGGGCGCGACGCAGGGCGGAGCTTAACCGCCGGGGCACGTTGCCCAAGTGCCGCACTTCCGGCATTCCCGCCAGCCAGCCACTGGCCCGGAAGACCACCGGTGTGTGCAAATGCCCAATGATGGTGTGCTCCACCTGATTCAATCGCGCCGCCACCGCCTGTTCTTCCAACAGAAACGGCAGCGCCGTCGGGTCATGGCAAAACAACAACACCCGCTCGCCCGCCCGCAACCCTCGAAACGCGGCCCGAATGGCCTCCAAATGCTCCGCCCGCCACGCCTGCCATTGCGGCAATTCTTCCGCCAGCCCCTCCCGCCCATACACCGGCAAGGCTAGCAGCGTGGAAGTCACCCCCATCAACACATACCGCCCCAACCGCAGCTCCCAAAACGGCTTCAATCCCAAACCCTCAACCGCCCGCCGAAAACTCTCCGCCCGCAGCCCGCCCAAATCCCCCCCCAGCCGGCGCTTGCCCAGCTCATGGTCGCCGATGGTCGCGGCAAACCGCTCGCCTGCATGTTGCCGCAACTGCGCCAGACATTGGGACGCGCTCTCAAACGCCCCCTCCTCCATCACCCCCAAAAAGGCGGAATCGCAGGAATAATCCCCGTTCACGATGAGCCAGTCCGCCGGCGGCGCCAGATGCAGGAATTGGCGCAACTGCACATAATGCGCGGTCAAATCGGCCATCCAGACCCAGCGGTAATACGCCCGCACATACCACCGCATCCACCAAGGCCGCAGCCCGCGGCTTTCGTAACCGCGGCGCCGCCTCTCGGTGGGTCCGGCGTAATGAAAATCACTCGCCACCAATACTGTTAATGCCTCACCCATGACCTCACCGCCGCAAACTTTCCCTGAACCGCGCCCCCTGCGGCAAGGCAATTCCATGCCACCGCCGGGTCCTTGGCCTCCCCGCACCCATCACGTCCCGCCCGCGGGTGTCCGTCCACCGCTCCGCCCCGGCAATTTGATTGCGTTGCCCGCCGTTTTTTGGCATGAACAGGCCGTATTTATGATGAAATCTCTGTTTGCGGCGATGGCTGCCGGGGCCGTGTGGCTGGCCGGCAGTGTGGCTTCCGCCAGCGCGGCGGAAACTTTCCTCGTGCAGGCGCATTTCGCCGGTGTGCAGGCCTTGCAAAAAATGGCGGCCGGCAGCCGCTTGCTGAAAGCGGAAGCCCTGCCCTCCGCCCGGCAATGGCAGGAGGACGTGGCAGCCAAGGTGGCCCTTCTGGGGCCGGAAATTTTCAATCTGGGCATCGCCACCAATGCCGCGCCTCAACTGCGCCCGTTGGTGAATGACTGGTGGCAATACGGCGGGCTGCTGGAAATCAAGGGCGCGGCTGCCCAGCGGCAAACTTTGGTGGCCCTCCGCCTGCCGGCAGAACGGCGCGCCGCATGGAAACAAACCCTGGACGCCCTGCAGAAGGCTCCCGGCGCCAAACTGGCCTCCAGTGAGGAAGGCTCCTGGCTGGTGGCCGCCGGCGGACCGCAGGCCGCCGCCGCCGTGAAGCAATGCCTGGCCCAAATCAAAGCCGGCAAGGCCCCGGCTTTGTCGGCGGAAACCTGGTTGTACGCCCGGTTCAACGGCCAGGCCCTCGCCCCCGCCCTCGGCTTGCCGGTGGAGGCCGACTGGCCGGAGGTGGAGCTGGAGTTTTCCAGCAAAGGGGAGGATGTCCGCGTGCAGGGCACCTTGCAGTTTGCGCGCCCCGTGGCGTGGAAACCGGAGCCGTGGCGTGTCCCGCGGCCGCTTATTCGCGAGCCGCTGGTCAGTTTCACCGCCGCCAACGGCGTGGCCCCGTGGCTCAGCAAGACGCGCTGGTTCCAGGGCCTCGAACTAAAAAACGCGCCCAATCAGGTGTACGGCTGGAGCCAGTCCGGCATGCCGTTGCTGGTGCAGGCGGCGGCGCGGCTGGAGGACGCCACCAACACGGTGACGCGGCTGGCCAACAAACTGCCGCCGGTGGCTTACCAGATTATCGGCGGCAGCAAAGTGGGCGACTTTTTCTGGGTCAGCAACCGCGCGGAGCTCCTGTGGCAGGGCCTGCCGCTGATGTCCCCCCTCCTCAAGGCCACGCGCACGCCCGAAGGCGAGTTTGTCTGGGTGCAAATGTTTCCCGCCCCCGCCACCAGCACCAACCCGCCGCCGGAGCTGTTTGCACAGGTGAGCAACCGGCCCAACCTGGTGTATTACAGTTGGGAAATCACCGAGCAGCGGCTGAACAGTTGGCGGCAATGGTTCCAATTGCTCCCCTTGTTCAGCCACGTCCGCCAGGTTCCGGCCAATTTGCCGGGGCAGACCTGGCTTCAGGCCGCCGCGCCGCTGTTGGGCAACACGGTCACCGAAATCACCTTTGTCTCGCCCCAAAAAATGAATTTCGTGCGGCGCGGGCCGGTGGGGCTGACCGGATTTGAATTGAACCTGCTGGCGCGGGCGCTGGACCTGTGGGGGCAGCCGCCTGATTTTGGCAAATTGCAAAAACCGCCCCCCAAGGCCCCGTCCGCCCAATAGTCTCATGCTCAAACTCGGCGTTAACATTGACCACGTGGCCACCGTGCGCGAGGCCCGCTACCGGGGCTGCGGCCACGGCGAGCCCGACCCCGTGGAGGCCGCCCGCTTGTGCGAGCAGGCGGGGGCGCACGGCATCACCGCCCATTTGCGCGAAGACCGCCGCCACATCCAGGACCGGGACGTCTGGAAATTGCGCGAAATCGTCACCACCCGCCTGAACCTGGAAATGGCCAACTCCCCGGAGATTATTGGCATCGCCCTGCGCCTCAAACCGGACATCGTCTGCATCGTCCCCGAGCGCCGCCAGGAAATCACCACCGAGGGCGGCCTGGACGTGGCGGGACAACGGGAGGCCATCCGCGAAACCCGCCAGCGCATGAACGAGGCCGGCATCGAGGTCAGCCTTTTTATTGCGCCGGACCCCGTCCAGGTGGAGGCCGCCGCCAGCACGGGAACACAATTCATTGAGCTGCACACCGGCGCCTTTGCCGAGGCCTGGCCCGACCCCGCGGCGCGCGCCGTGGAAGTCGAGCGCCTGCGCCAGGCTGCCGAGCTGGCCCACCAGGCCGGCCTGCGCGTCAACGCCGGCCACGGCATCCACTACCAAAACCTGCGGGACCTGTACCGCGTCCCGCATCTGGTCGAGCTCAACATCGGCCACAGCATCATCAGCCGCGCCGTGATGGTCGGACTGCCGGCCGCCGTTCAGGAAATGCTGGCCCTCATGCGAGACTATCCGGCAGGAGGCGGGGCCGCATGATTTTGGGCGTGGGCATAGACATCATTGAAGTCGCCCGCATCGAGCAGTCCTACCAGCGCTTTGGCGAGCGTTTCCTCAACCGCATCCTGCGGCCGGCGGAAATCGAGTACTGCCTGAGCTTCAAACACCCCGGCCCGCATCTGGCTGCGCGCTTTGCCGCCAAGGAGGCCGTCTCCAAGGCATTCGGCACCGGCATCGGCTCCCAATTGAGCTGGCACGCCATTGAAGTGCAACGCCGGCCTTCCGGCGAGCCGTTCATCACGCTCCACGAGGAGGGCCTGGTCCTGCTGGCCAGCCGCGGCGGGCGCCAGGTCCTGGTGAGCCTCACCCACACCACGCAATACGCCGCCGCGGTGGCCCTGTTGGAAGCATGAACCCGCCCGCTTTATGCCGTCTGCCAGCCGCCTTCGAGCGGGCCTGTGAACGGCGCGGCGTGCTCCTCACGGAGTACGCGCTGGCCGTCAGCGTGCAGCGCCAGCGTCTGCGCCTTTTCGTGCGCCTGCCCTGGCGCCACAGCGCCGCACCGCGCCCGGCCGTGGCGCTGGTGCGGGAAATGCTCATCTCCACTTCGCGCTTTGGCGTGGGCCAGCAGGAAAACTCGCAGCAAACCCCGCTGGGCCTTCACCGTGTCGCCGCCAAAATCGGCGGCGGCTGGCCGCCCGGCGCCGTGTTCAAGGCCCGCCAAATGTGCGGTTACACCTGGCAGGGACAACCCCAGGCGCGCATCGTGCATCGCATCCTCTGGCTGGCCGGCCTGGAGCCGGGCTTCAATCAAGGCGGCCGCGTGGACAGTTTCCGCCGCTACATCTACCTCCACGGTTTCAGCGACCCGCTGGCCCTGGGGCGCCCCGCCTCGCATGGATGCATCCACCTGGGCGCCGATGACCTGCTCCTGCTTTTTGACTTGCTGCCCGTCGGCACGCTGGTTTGGATAGGCAGGGATTGGTAACACAACCGGGTCAGCTCATGAGCCATCGTTATATGCTTTTCGTCCGTCGTTGCCGCCTGAATGTGGTGACCGGAATGCTCCTTGCCCTCGGCGCCATGTCCCTGCCCGCCGCCGCGCCGGGGGAAATCTTGTGGACCTTTCCGGTGGGCGTGAAAATCCAATCCTCCGCCGCCCTGGGGCCGGACGGCACCCTCTATTTCGGCGCGGACAATGGCGCCCTGTACGCCCTGCGGCCGGACGGCCAGAAAAAATGGGAATTCCGCGCGGCCGGCGCCCTGGCCGCCACGCCCGTGGTGGGGCCCGAAGGCACCATTTACCTCGCCGGCACCGACCGCCTGATTTACGCGCTGCTGCCCGATGGCCGGGAGAAATGGCGCGTCATGCCCGGCAGCGGCTACGTCAGCTCGCCCGCCTTGGGGCCGCAGGGCATGTTGTATGCTGGTTCGGTGTTTGGCACCTTGTTTGCCATTGAACCCGCCGGCTTTCGCAAATGGGAATTTCCCGCCAATGGCAACATCGTCTCCTCCCCCGCCATCAGCGCCGCGGGCGTCATCTATTTCGGGTCTTATGACACCAATTTCTACGCCGTCAATCCGGACGGCTCGCGCCGCTGGTACGTGGACACCGGCGATAAAATTGGCTCCTCCCCGGCGATTGACGCGCAGGGCAATGTCTATTTTGGCAGCAACGACCAATACCTCCACGCCGTCAGCCCCTTCGGCGAGCGGCTCTGGGAAGTCCGCACCGGCGGCCCGGTGCGCGGCTCGCCGGTGATTGCCACCAACGGCATCGTCATCTTCGGCTCCGATGACCGCAAACTGCGCGCCGTTTCTCAGGAGGCCCGTGTCTTGTGGGAGTTTGCCACCGAAGGCTGGATTCGCAGCACACCCGCCCTGGCCGCCGATGGCTCCATTTACTTTGGCTCCTATGATGGACGCTTTTACGCCCTGGACGCCCAGGGCCGCAAAAAATGGGCCATCACCACGCCCGACGCCATCAGCACCTCGCCGCTCCTCACCACCAATGGCGTGCTCTATTTTGGCGGATGGGACGGGCGTTTCTACGCCGTGCAGGCCGATGCCGGCCTGGCAGCCACCCCCTGGCCGCTCTTCCGGGCCAACGTCCGGCGCACCGGCTCCCTGGCCCCGGAAGGCCGGCCCCCCGCCGTCGCGGCCACACTGCCGCCCCCGCCGCCCCCGCCCGAAGCAGAACCGGAAATCATCCTGCCGCCCGTCCGGCAGCCCACCTTCACCAATCGTGCCGCGCCGCCGCCCATTCGATTTACGGACATCACCAGCACCCCGCGCGAGTTAATCCTCAGCAACCAAACCGTGGTGGTGAAGCCGCTGACTCCCCCACAGCGCCCGCCCGCCGAGCGCATCCGCAATGACCGCACCCCGCCCAAAATCAACCTGCGCTCGCCCGAGCCGCGCGTGCGCCTCACCAACCCCCTGCTGGTCATCACCGGCACCGCGCGCGATAATGAAGGACTCGCCCGCGTTGAATATCAACTGGACCAAAACGATTTGCAGGCCGCCGAAGGTCTGGGCGAGTGGACCATCCGCCAGCAAGTCACACCCGGCGCCCATCGCGTGCGCGTGCGCGCCGTGGACCTGGCCGGGCTGGTCTCCGACTGGGTGGAGGTGCAATGCGAATACGTCCTGGCCAGCCCCCTCCTGCTCCAAATCGTCGGCCAGGGCGAGGTCACGCCCAACCTCTCGCGGGACCTCCTTGAGATTGGCCGCACTTACACCCTCACCGCCAAACCCGAGCGCGGCTGGACCTTTGCCCGCTGGACCGGCGGCGTGAACTCCGAAAAAACCACGCTGGAATTTGTGATGCGCAGCAACCTCGTGCTCATCGCCAATTTCGTCCCCAAAACCACCGCCCCGAAAGAAGCCCCCGACGCGCCGCCGGCCGAGACCCCCGAACGCCCCAGCCTGGCCGTCACAGTGACTGTCTCCGGCGCGGGCACCGTCACGCCCGACACCCGCGGCCGCAAATACACCGCCGGCAAAACCCTCAGCCTGCAGGCCCGCGCCAATCCGGGACACCGCTTTGCCGGCTGGCGCGGCAGCGTGACCTCTTCCGATGCCGAGCTGCATCTGCTGCTGCGCTCCAACATGACCTTGGAAGCGGTGTTTGAACCCGGCCCCTTTGTGGAGCGCCAGGGCGCCTATGCCGGCCTAGCCTGGGTCCCCTCCGCCGTCGGGCTCGACAACAGCGGACTGGCCCAATTCGAGGTGGACACCGAAGGACACTACCAGGGGCGCTTGTGGTGGAGCGGCCAGGCGCACGTGCTCCGCGGCCAATTCGATGCCGACGGCCGCGCCCGCCAGTTGCTGGCGCGCTCCGGCGAAACCACTCTGGCCTTTGAACTCAGCCTGACCTACCAGATGCCCGGCGCCCCCCCGCAGGCGCTTCTGGGCTGGGTGCGCGATGGCGAATGGACTTCACCCCTCACCGCCCGCCGCGCCGCCCGCCGCCTGCCGGAAGGCCTCGCCGCCGGCGCTTACACCGCCGCCCTCGTCCCCCGTAATCTTCCCCCGCAAGTCCAGGGTGACGGCTGGCTTCTCCTGCGCCTTGCCCCGCCCCATCAGGTGACCCTCGCCGGACGGCTGCCGGACGGCACGCCCCTGGAAGCCAAAACCGTGCTCGGCGAGGATGGCCATTGTCCGGTGTATCTGCCACTCTACGGCGGGCGCGGCGCCTTGCTGGGCTGGTGCCAGTGGGACCCCCAGAAAAACCCGCCGCTGACCGGCCAGCTCGCGTGGTTCAAGCCACCCTCGCCCAAAGACAAGCTGCTTCCCGCCGGCGCCGCCGGGCTGTTGATTGTTTGCGGCCAGCGCGCAGAGCCGTCGCGCCCGGGGCGTCCCGCGTGGACGGCCCCCCAGGCGGTGCTGGCCTTCACGGGCGGCCAACTACCCGAAACCTTGGGCAGTGTCCTGGAATGGGATGAACGCGGCCGCCCCCGCTTTGCCCTGGCTGCGTACGAAAAAATGGAGTTTCGCCTGGACCCCGAACACGGCCTCTTTGAAGGCGCGTTCACCCATCCCACCACCCGCAAAAGCACGGTTTTCCAAGGCGTATGGCTCCCGCAAATGGGCTGGGGTTCAGGCTGTTTTGTGGACGGCGAAACCATTGGTCTGGTCAGCTTGACGCCCGCCACCAATGCGCTGCCGGCCGCCGCGGAGGCCGCTGCCGGTCAGGCGCCCGCGCCCAGCCGGCCCAGGAGCAAATAAGCCGGCACCGGCCCGATGCCTTTGGCCTCCACTGTGCCGGCCGAGGCAAACTGGTATTTGTGCTGCAACCGCTCCGCGGTGGCGGCGCTCACCTGGATGGAGCCGGGGCGGCCGCTGGATTCCAGGCGGCTGGCAATGTTCACCGTTTCCCCCCACAAATCATACGAAAACTTGCGCGTCCCAATGATGCCCGCCACCACCGGCCCCGTGTGGATGCCGATGCGCATTTGCAACAAATGCCCGGTGTGCATGTGCATGGTGCGCATCAGCTCCTGCATGTCCAGCGCCATTTCCGCCACCGCTTCCGGGTGGTCCGGCCGCGGGTTGGGCACGCCGCCCACCACCATGTAGGCGTCGCCAATGGTCTTGATTTTCTCCAGCCCGTGGCGGTCCGCCAGTTGGTCAAAGGCGCTGAAGATGGTGTTGAGCACCTGCACCAGCTCCGCCGGCGTGATGCGGTTGGCCAGGCGGCTGAACCCCACCAAATCGGAAAACATCACCGTGCACTCCGGGAAATGCTCCGCAATGTGGTCCTCTCCCTCCTTGAGCCGCTGGGCAATGGAGGACGGCAGCACGTTGAGCAGCAGCCGCTCGCTGCGCTCCTGCTCCTGTTCGAGCCGCCGCAGAAAATCCGCCTCCATGTCATAGAGCCGCTTGTGCTGCAAGGAGGTCCGAATGCGTGCCTTCAGCAGCGTGGTTTGAATCGGCTTGGTCAGAAAATCATCCGCCCCCATCTCAATGCAGCGAATGGCCGTGTCCACATCCGTCATCCCTGACAGCACAATGACCGGCACCCGCCGCAGGCGCAAATCATTCTTGATGCGCTGGAGCACGTCGTAGCCGTCAAACTCCGGCATGGCGAGGTCCAGCAGCACCAAGTCAAACCGCTGAAACTCCAGCGCCTCCAGTGCCTCCAGCCCGTTGCAGGCCGGCAGCGGCGTCAAATGCATCTGCCGCACCAGCGAACACAGCAAATCGCGGATGATGTCATCATCCTCCACGATGAGCACCACGGCCGGGGCCGTCTCACCGCCACTGCTGTCCGCTGGGGGCATCACCCGCAGAGCTTACGCCCGGCGCCCGCGCCGGGCCAGCCTTTTTGCTTTAATGATGGTGGGCGCCCCCGCGGCAGGCGCACGCGCACCCGCCGCCGCCACAGCCGCCCTCGCTGGAGCTGCTGCTGCTGCTGGTCCCGGCCGTGGCCGAGGCAAACACCGAAAGTTTCTTGCTCAGGCGCGTCGAGCCGCAATGGGGGCAGAGCGCGCCCTGCCATTGCGTCGAACGCACCAGAATCTCGCTGTCCTTGCCGCACTTTTCGCAATGAAATTCGTAAATTGGCATACGCTGCCTCTTATTATACCGCACCGCCCGTGCGGCTCAAGCGCCCAGAAAAACCTGCCGCCCGCCGGCGCCCCTCATTCAGGGCCCGGGCGGCGGGGGCGGCGGCATCTTCGGCTCCACCGGATGGGGCCCCAGCCGCCAGCCAAATCCCAGCTCCACAAAACGCTGCCGCGACTCCGCCGCGCGAATGCGCTCGTGCAGTCGGGCGGCCAGTTGCGGGTAACGCGCCTGTTTCCCCACCGCCATGGGCTGGATGGCAAACGCCTCCGGGAGCGCAATGGGCAGGGACTCTGTTTCGTGGGCCACCAGCGCGCCGTTGCTCACGTACACAATCACGGCATCCAGCGAGCCGGCGCGCAACTGGTTGACCAGAAAATCACCCGTGGCCGACTCCACTTTGACATTGGGCCGAATCAGCTCATAGAGGCCGTGGGCGAGCAGCATCCGGCGCGTCAACGCGCCCAGCGTGCTTTGCTGCTCGTGCGCCACCCCCACCCGCAAGCCGGGCCGCCCCAAATCCCGCAGCTCGCGGATGCCTTTCGGATTGCCCTTGGGCACCAGGATGATGATGGGGTTGGACGAGATGTCCTCGCCCGGCTCAAACAAGTCCTCCACCATCGTCAGAAAGGATTTATCGCACGCAAAATAGGCATCCGGCCGCTGGCCGGCCTTCATCTGGGCCACCAGAATGCCGC
This is a stretch of genomic DNA from Fontisphaera persica. It encodes these proteins:
- a CDS encoding PQQ-binding-like beta-propeller repeat protein, with product MSHRYMLFVRRCRLNVVTGMLLALGAMSLPAAAPGEILWTFPVGVKIQSSAALGPDGTLYFGADNGALYALRPDGQKKWEFRAAGALAATPVVGPEGTIYLAGTDRLIYALLPDGREKWRVMPGSGYVSSPALGPQGMLYAGSVFGTLFAIEPAGFRKWEFPANGNIVSSPAISAAGVIYFGSYDTNFYAVNPDGSRRWYVDTGDKIGSSPAIDAQGNVYFGSNDQYLHAVSPFGERLWEVRTGGPVRGSPVIATNGIVIFGSDDRKLRAVSQEARVLWEFATEGWIRSTPALAADGSIYFGSYDGRFYALDAQGRKKWAITTPDAISTSPLLTTNGVLYFGGWDGRFYAVQADAGLAATPWPLFRANVRRTGSLAPEGRPPAVAATLPPPPPPPEAEPEIILPPVRQPTFTNRAAPPPIRFTDITSTPRELILSNQTVVVKPLTPPQRPPAERIRNDRTPPKINLRSPEPRVRLTNPLLVITGTARDNEGLARVEYQLDQNDLQAAEGLGEWTIRQQVTPGAHRVRVRAVDLAGLVSDWVEVQCEYVLASPLLLQIVGQGEVTPNLSRDLLEIGRTYTLTAKPERGWTFARWTGGVNSEKTTLEFVMRSNLVLIANFVPKTTAPKEAPDAPPAETPERPSLAVTVTVSGAGTVTPDTRGRKYTAGKTLSLQARANPGHRFAGWRGSVTSSDAELHLLLRSNMTLEAVFEPGPFVERQGAYAGLAWVPSAVGLDNSGLAQFEVDTEGHYQGRLWWSGQAHVLRGQFDADGRARQLLARSGETTLAFELSLTYQMPGAPPQALLGWVRDGEWTSPLTARRAARRLPEGLAAGAYTAALVPRNLPPQVQGDGWLLLRLAPPHQVTLAGRLPDGTPLEAKTVLGEDGHCPVYLPLYGGRGALLGWCQWDPQKNPPLTGQLAWFKPPSPKDKLLPAGAAGLLIVCGQRAEPSRPGRPAWTAPQAVLAFTGGQLPETLGSVLEWDERGRPRFALAAYEKMEFRLDPEHGLFEGAFTHPTTRKSTVFQGVWLPQMGWGSGCFVDGETIGLVSLTPATNALPAAAEAAAGQAPAPSRPRSK
- a CDS encoding metallophosphoesterase codes for the protein MGEALTVLVASDFHYAGPTERRRRGYESRGLRPWWMRWYVRAYYRWVWMADLTAHYVQLRQFLHLAPPADWLIVNGDYSCDSAFLGVMEEGAFESASQCLAQLRQHAGERFAATIGDHELGKRRLGGDLGGLRAESFRRAVEGLGLKPFWELRLGRYVLMGVTSTLLALPVYGREGLAEELPQWQAWRAEHLEAIRAAFRGLRAGERVLLFCHDPTALPFLLEEQAVAARLNQVEHTIIGHLHTPVVFRASGWLAGMPEVRHLGNVPRRLSSALRRAQDWQPFNVVLCPSIAGTQLFKDGGFLTLQLHPGAEAPLRIQRHRLPWLTAQSAH
- a CDS encoding L,D-transpeptidase, with amino-acid sequence MNPPALCRLPAAFERACERRGVLLTEYALAVSVQRQRLRLFVRLPWRHSAAPRPAVALVREMLISTSRFGVGQQENSQQTPLGLHRVAAKIGGGWPPGAVFKARQMCGYTWQGQPQARIVHRILWLAGLEPGFNQGGRVDSFRRYIYLHGFSDPLALGRPASHGCIHLGADDLLLLFDLLPVGTLVWIGRDW
- a CDS encoding thioredoxin family protein, with the protein product MAKTLSTMVELGTPAPDFRLPDPAGRYYALSDFQAAPVLLVMFLCNHCPYVKHIRHALAGLVREFQSRGVAAVGINANDVTAYPEDSPARMAEEMAAAGYTFPYLFDESQAVAKAYRAACTPDFFVYDRQRRLFYRGQFDDSRPRVEHPLPVTGQDLRAALEAALAGHPPPAVQKPSLGCNIKWKPGNEPDYFKI
- a CDS encoding pyridoxine 5'-phosphate synthase; this encodes MLKLGVNIDHVATVREARYRGCGHGEPDPVEAARLCEQAGAHGITAHLREDRRHIQDRDVWKLREIVTTRLNLEMANSPEIIGIALRLKPDIVCIVPERRQEITTEGGLDVAGQREAIRETRQRMNEAGIEVSLFIAPDPVQVEAAASTGTQFIELHTGAFAEAWPDPAARAVEVERLRQAAELAHQAGLRVNAGHGIHYQNLRDLYRVPHLVELNIGHSIISRAVMVGLPAAVQEMLALMRDYPAGGGAA
- a CDS encoding tetratricopeptide repeat protein → MSHHTLHAGLRITLLLGLGLGIVCGTLAAPLETSLPPEMPPGLLSLMGALRQKAAPLERQLAQALQKEDFAQAEKLCRQLTNDLPYYSHGFYNLGCLRSRAGLTHEAFALLEAAVERGFNDALHIERDPDWENLRPDPRFKAILERARRTRPLIAWYRPTPAVPSNGVAWVSDANTAAAQSGLFRAEFKLNPAAVTNLPITQWKHEAGDLLRQWWAAGTAAGNGGDLYDNRDGDHSNLPRELFPQLTYVEYAPEAKALELHWGIAAHLMLQGGVVIGNASVASVMGPFWRSMTRAAYTSPGPLSLLPAQYFANQIYFYPSHRDYQPGHNGKLPDGREGGYGDVFPANTPYVITSLGSSGSDQPFLQAVAATLAAFQPEVKQGLTTRGLIAPTIQYLLRRSLNNVNSREDYLSGKAHPPVFDAKHLDPKRMVTLAHELRPESLPPVVILRVEKEDKPLPNRDFFEPVDSEELFTTVAAIARVMRSTQLRRAMLVNASGSRDVSQRPLRFHWVLLQGDPRKVRLRTFDAQGSRAEIQVDWHPRFPIAGPPGMAANRVDVGVFADNGVHLSAPAFITWYCPDNQERVYDEQGRIRSITYTGEFEPGNYADPMVVSARSWRDEYHYDNSGKLTGWTRWRGGISEDFNANGELIIKKDASGLPLETRRVRYTLRPRPNLPPALEQQILDPAAPATPLTNTTSRPLLNAPIAP
- a CDS encoding adenylate/guanylate cyclase domain-containing protein is translated as MPPADSSGGETAPAVVLIVEDDDIIRDLLCSLVRQMHLTPLPACNGLEALEALEFQRFDLVLLDLAMPEFDGYDVLQRIKNDLRLRRVPVIVLSGMTDVDTAIRCIEMGADDFLTKPIQTTLLKARIRTSLQHKRLYDMEADFLRRLEQEQERSERLLLNVLPSSIAQRLKEGEDHIAEHFPECTVMFSDLVGFSRLANRITPAELVQVLNTIFSAFDQLADRHGLEKIKTIGDAYMVVGGVPNPRPDHPEAVAEMALDMQELMRTMHMHTGHLLQMRIGIHTGPVVAGIIGTRKFSYDLWGETVNIASRLESSGRPGSIQVSAATAERLQHKYQFASAGTVEAKGIGPVPAYLLLGRLGAGA
- the acpS gene encoding holo-ACP synthase, giving the protein MLGVGIDIIEVARIEQSYQRFGERFLNRILRPAEIEYCLSFKHPGPHLAARFAAKEAVSKAFGTGIGSQLSWHAIEVQRRPSGEPFITLHEEGLVLLASRGGRQVLVSLTHTTQYAAAVALLEA